A region of the Mytilus galloprovincialis chromosome 1, xbMytGall1.hap1.1, whole genome shotgun sequence genome:
ttgtaggagttatctccccaaacactgttttccttgtgtccacaactccttcgcaaccgtaaaagattacgacaaatgatagagacctaggatcttttgatttgaggtccttggtccaaaaaaatgaaaattaggtcaaggtcaaaggtcaaggtcatattctaatttttgaatttgacttattttcactcattttcattaaccttataagatatcgacaaattattttgtataaattgttagttgcgacatgtggtaactaaataattttagttgaaagtgtgcgtaaacaatgaatgggagttttagcccctatcatatcttaaattatgtttgaagttatataacttattaaccatacatattagagactagggtcttttgatttgaaatcctcagtttgtgaccttgaaattgaggtcaaggtcatagattaatttgacgttctagattttgacctttgctttaaattcatatctatacatcataaagccatatgaactaacattttagactgattttttatattttaatatcaaaatagatattaactggtggaaagaccttcaattgttctctgaacaattggtttttaattttaagtaGGCTTTCTTCTGTgcattattaaaatagtcttatTTTAACGGCAGAAAACTAACTAAAAACGTTAGTAGTCATACATATGAAAATATGTTAACTTGTAAGTGCTTGAAATCATACAAACCAGGTGTTCCCTCGCAAATGTAGAAATATTCTTTTTCACATTTTTCGTCATTCCAGTTTCCAAGTTTGTTCGTCTCCATGAATATGTTTCCGCATTTTTCCTAGTGGAAAAACAAtcagatatacatgatatatacacaTAAACCTACTTAGTTCTATAGTCGTTGTtttgaatgaatatcaaaacttCATTGTCTAATATCAGACcagcatattttaaaaatttatatatatgtatatatcttatTTTCAAGAACTAGCGTCAAATTTGCATGAAATTGCAAAGATTTTAATGTTCTTTCAAAGCTGAAAATCTTTTAAACATTTGTAATTGTTAGACACTTTTATTATTTCCTTTCCTCTTATACCTTTCACTTTGCTTTACTTAAAAATTAAAAgcttctttttgtatattgattgGGGTGTAATTTAAAGCGTTGACATAATAAACGTTTTGATCCGTGCTTCATTCttaaaatgtacgcacggtcaacgcttttacaaccctataaaagaGGCATTTAATACTTAtgattatatttttgatttgtgaaaacatgatttctatcaattttatttttttatttacctgtgcaatttattgtggaagctcgtgtcatcatgaatacttcaattcattttgaaatgaatgttGATTTCAGAATGACACGAGATTCTTGTTAGCCAAtcataatatataacatattaaaGTGTAATGAACatgtttttattatcatttacTTTCCTATACAAACTCTGacatttggaaatttcaaaatacCATAGCTATGCCTCTATCATGTATCAAGTAAAAGTAAGGAAAAAATCAGTCTGTCACTTACGTCTTCGTTGTTTGGTTCATCTGGATTCTCGTCACCATAATCCTTCATTTTATACCAGTTTTCATAGGAGACATTTGTTCCATCCACCCAATTAAAGATACTTAGATTAGATGGATTTCTTGATAAGCCTATCCACACTCGTGCTGTTTCTCCGAAACTAACAGATGAAACGAATTCATTCACAAATTCtaaaaataacagtaaaaattCAAGACCGATTTTACATGATAATAGATGTTACGTTACGTATCAGAACAAATGTATTGTGAAAGCTAATTTGCACCTTATGCACACCTCTCATCGTATTAACTTGATGTAGTGGTCTCATCTTATTAAGAGCAAACTATTTTAAATCCAAATAGCACCGTTTGAACAGTTCAAAAACAGATGTATTTGACTATTATTTCATGTCCGTTATTGGTAATAAAGCCGTTCAATTcgttcggtacttatacatctcaaGGTTTTAAAATATTCGCTAAATACGCATAACACATTATATCTAAATATGACAGTTCAGACTTGTTTAAAACCTGTATTTTGGAAATAtgcaatttcctttctcaattttaatttgtatgataaggtgataataaaatagaaatcTAGTAAGTTtcaatacatttacatgtaaattATCAGGTAATGAAAATACCGATAATGAACAACACAAAATTCAATATAATTTTACTGCTGCCTCAATTTGATAGCACCTACTTTGTTCTCCTAGACTTTTGATAGTAACTAGATTGCCGTTAACTTTAGAACACTCTTCCTTTGCTTGTGACCAGCTCGATTTTTTATGAACGAGGTTGTAACATTGTTCTtctaagaataaaaaaatatatattcacataGACAATGTAATGTTCTACATCTTTTTGTATTAATGGTGATGGTGATGATGCTGAtgatgaggaggaggaggaggaggaggaggaggaggaggaggaggaggaggaggaggaggatcAATAAATATACTACTCATACCTATTATCAAATTATAGATTATAGAACTTACTTTTTGTCAAAAGTTTATCCTTCGAAACTACTTTAACTTTCAGTGGACActacttttaattattattatcatgGTTTTATATTGCGATCACAATACCACAATTCCAAACTAAATCCcaattttatattctattttaagcAATGCACCTGTGATGTCACTTTTTGTTGCGTTTTTGTCGTAAATACATGGGAGCTGTCCGTTGTCATTCTatggtttacatattttaatgaactattatattaaTCAggtatgtatttctctgtccttgGGTTTTTTACGTTTATTTGTACTATAGTCCTGTCACTTAATGGTGTCATTTTGATGGTATTATTTAACAATTAATGCTGGAGGTTTGGCTAGTCATAAAACACGatccaacccaccatttttcttaaatgtcctgtacccagtcaggaatacggcagttgttatcaaatagtacGTTTCTGTGAAAGTTGGCATTTGTTCTTGTAGCAGTTAAGtcttctgttgttccgttgtatTTATATTATACTTGATGTGTTTcatgcagtttttggttttctTAATCGATATATGACTATTTAACAGCGGTATTCTACAGTTGCATTTATCcataaagattttgtttttactgcTAACAAATACAAACTTACTGAATGCTGTAAATCTAGAAGTACAATGCGAATCAATGATGACATCTGTTGTCGCTCTCCTTATTCTTCCACTAAAATCATCTAACGTAAAGAAAGATTGGTTTAAGATGTTACAAGTCATAAGCATAAGATAAAGATTAATGAAGGGTCATCCCTAAAACTACAGAACAGCATGGTGTTGCTAAAATTGAAAAACGCTTAAACTTCATACAGAGTGAGACTATACACGAATATCCTGTCATATCCAATGAAAAAATACTCAAGTTAACAAATCGACTGTAAGTATACTTATTCATTCGATCATTAAATGTACGACGTAACATAAACGCTTGTAATCGTAAATACTTTCGATAAACATATGTGTAACGGAACAAATCGCATTGTAATCGTGCACACATCAATAAGTATATGTGTAACGAAACCTAATGCTGTTTACTATACATACCTTTTAGGATTATATGTTCAACGGAACAACATGCCTGTTAAATAAACAAACTTGTTGTTAGCAAaaatataactttcaaaataaagttttacccTGTCATACAATTAAAAGCAATTATTGTTCAAACTGGTATATTATAAATAAGataagccccagtcacactgtcacgttttaaGAGCTtcgttttactacgttttgaaaTCGTAGCGAAATGGGAATATACGTAACGAAGCGTATCGAAACGTAGTAATCCTTTGTTCAAAACGGGACCTGCCccgtatgttttgaaaatttaacaacaAACGTAGCGAAAATTGAAACAAAGTAGAAAGCTAGTAAATACGTACCAAAGCTTAGCGAAACGTCACAAAACGTACTTACTACGTATCGGAACGTATCAATGAGTGGTGGAAACGTCGGTCTATACGTACTAGTAAAGGTTTCTCAATATCTTACGAACGGACGAAACTCTACGAACGTATCGTTAAGGAGCAGTGATTTTGTTATAATATAATCCACAATAAATTTCTATCGATACTGTAGTGTGTTTAAAGATAACAGTTAACAATTTCATAGTCTTTTTGCAACCTTGCATTTTATTTTTGTGGCTCGGCATTTGTGTTCCAACTTATTTTCTGGATTTGAATGTTACGAAAGAATACGTTGAGTTTCGTGTGTTAACATGTTGATTATTTGCGTTCGATTTATCTCCCGTATCCAATTAGAAATAACATGGTCAGTTTGCAATGTTGTTAAAAACAATCGGTGCGTCTGgtttacatttcatttgattgattgttggatgTTAACGTTCTGTGGCAAGTATTCAATGGTTTACACGACGAGATCAGCGTTCGCAAAAGGATTGAAAAGTGATTGAGATGACACAAGTTTAGTATTTTTCAGTTATTATATCCACACATTCTATATAAATATGGAACACATAAAGGAGGGTGATTTTAGGTAAAATCTGTCTCCTAGAGTAATATTTTGGGAATAAATATACAGCATGCCATAAAAACTatacgaatttttttttttttaaatttattataatatattaaaattttcgattataaaacatacacaaaaagaaaaattaaacgaattggcatgaaaacaaaaaaaaacaaaaaaaaataaatacatttcagAACATCTTTTTAACGTgttaactgttaaatatttattttaatgtttccCTTTAGTTATCTTCTTGGGTTTGTTTAGCTGGAATATAAAGTACTTATGATCATTTAAGGTAAAGAAGTGTTCATTTTGGATTTTAGAGTTGGGGCAACGAATGTACCCCGGATAcgaggatgtttttttttttttacaaatgaaaaaccaGAGGCGTTCACGTCTAGATTATTTTGACCTCTATTTGCGAAAGACCTTCTTCCATTGAGCAGGTGATCCttgataagttttaaaaaattctaTCCCCTTCCATTCCAAAGTTCTATTTTAACcctttttcatataatttttatgtACTTAGAAATTCGAAGGAATGGTGTCGTGTTTATCCAACCTCTTGTACGATTGCTGTCCTGGGTCTAAATATTCTATAGTCTTCGTCATAATTTATTGATCAATTAGATTTTCAACTGTTTGGAATAAAGCGTAAATAGTATAtcatattattatacatgtatatcaagtcaaaataatatttttacgaCTCAAAATGGTCTTACAAAATCCAGaatgtatatattgtttatgtAAAAGACATTTCAAAGGGAAGAAGATCACAGCCGATAGtccaaaataattgaataaatgaATGATCCCTCTTTTCTCGTTACGGCAAGTTACGTCAAGTTGGGTCAATTTTCGTTCGTTCGTATGATGTTGAGAAACCTCTAGTACGTAGTATAACGTTAAAATAGCGTAGCACAAACCAAGTAAAACCTAGCTTTCAAAATAACGGGACATTTTTATTCTAAACGTAGTTGAAACGTAGCATTTTAAAACGGAATAAAACGTGAtagtgtgactggggcttaaACAATTTATCTTTTtgcattttgtattttgtttttgcatttctatttttttcttattgtttgaAATAGTCAGTTGTACTATGGATACATTTTACAAGTCCTGTTGAGTATGTTTAAGATGAATTTGCTCATTATTTGCAATAAAGAAGTCACAAATCTTTTATAATTGATTTCGTCCGTCTGGCAATCATTTGTTTGTGAATTAGAACATTTTGATAATAACCGTGAACTTGGTGAATCTTTCATTAAAAACACAATTTCAATAACataggactttccgttttgcatTTCCCTTGAAGTTCGATGCAAGTAAGTATGTTATTGAGTCCACATCAATTCGAAATGTGTCCTTTATATTAGTTGTTGCTTGTCGCTAATATGTTTATGTTTGAActgtgtttttttattgaaacaatcGTTTAATTGGTGGATTGGCGATTGCATTACGCTGCATCAGCACAAAAAAAAGCTATATCGAAGCAACTGAAAATAGAAGACACACAACGAAATTGTACAATTACacaaagaagtaaaattgaagtTTTGAAAACAAGTTTTGAACAACTTTTTAAATGTAAATCCGTCCAAAtatcgtattttttttaatttcttatataaaacatgttaaagatcAAACATACTTATGAGTTTGAGTATCCCCTTTGGTATCTCTTATATGGTATTGGAATAGATTTTGTCATAGAAAATTCTACAGAATGTTATATTAAACCGTTTTATATTGGGCAGatatcatacataaaaaaaattatgtccgAAACTGGAAAACATCtaatctatttttttattatttttcaaaacattattcATTTATATACATGCATGTTCAATCATTCTATAGTtattaataataacattaaaatatcaaaaagaaaaataacaaaactatgaaAATGCGAGAAAAggtaaaaaaggaaagtccttaatcaaaacgaaaaaatcaaaagctgaaacacattacatgaatggataacaactgtcatattcctatcAGTTTATTTGAACCAAATATTTTTTACCTTCGGCTTTTTTGTTTTAAGGTTCATTATCCCCCAGGAACATTAACATAAGTTGAAttggttgtaatttttttttttacctttaatttATCCCAGGCCTGTAGCTCTTGCTCTTTAAAGCCAACCTGGCTTGAGCTAAATATTTATTAATGCTGTAGATCTAATTGATATGATTATACATACAGGTTAATAAAAACAATGCTTCGAAACAGTTTTTATTAAGTATACCTTGAAtcaattctgttttgtttttttatattcatcatTATGTGTGCATTCGTCTTTTTATAAAATACTTACAAAAATCTAACTCcgacatattttttatattgtttaggATACAAAAATATCCTTTTATGCGGCCTAAATGAATTGAGTATCGAGTAAGGTATACAAGTTCATACTGAAAATGAATATGCACGTTCttatttgcctttatgtttttAAGACCTTTTGAAGATGACAGCAGTTCATGATGGTCAAACGTGAACATTGGCTGCATAATTGTCTTTGTGACAAAAGATGTGTTGGATCAAAGTCGATCTACATGCAAAAACACGAGCATTAAAATGGAAAAACAGATAGCAATCTGGGTTGCTATGATGAGCTTATAAACATTCACTTAGTAGATAATACTGCTGATGGAAGGTTTCCTCTACGAGGATACCACCAGTCAAGTAGATAGCATGAATTATCTgcaatatgttcataattatgatACAAATGGTTACACAATTTTTCGAAATCATttggattttctacctcaggaatgtAAATCTAAACTATGAAAACAACCTTTAGACATGGAAGGTCTTCATTGCCTTTCAATTTCGTACCTTTAAGCGTCACAGATGGGTcgtttgtagaagaaacgcgcatatatatataatatgtcttGTGAATTTTATGTTAAGAAAGAGTAAAAAGTGTCAAACACTAAATATCAAACTAAAGTACATAAAATGTAATGAAtcggaaaaaaaataaacaattattgtcattttacATTATTTGAAAATGGTATAAGTTGACATACTAATTTGTTTTTCACTAATATCTATTGTCATTTACTTAATAACAATAAGTGGGAGAATATAAAAATAATCGTCCCATATTTTTATTCGACAGttataaaaccaatgaaaaaGTACATAACGGGATGTAGTTTATAAAAACTGTTAAATGCGGTAACCACATCGATATATAATATAACGAGATTATAATGTAACAGTTCGCCCATATTTCATTATCAACATTTATTGTATTGTTTTCTATATTAAGCATTGTGTTCCTATTGTGTCAATAGTCGTCAAGTATTTCGAAAACTGAAAATACATTTCACTGATATTTGTTTCCAATTGGTAAGATTCAGTTTGCATTCGTATGCTAGAGTTATCACCCTTTGAATTGAATAATTAACATTGGAAAGTGTGAAAGACATATcataaacatatttgaaattgaaatttatttttcttccagTGAAGacattgtatcaatgatatttgctatggtatattggctctctatgtctctctgttgattgattcattgtatcaatgatatttgctatggtatattggctctctatgtttctctgatgattaattcattatatcaatgatatttgctatggtatattggctctctatgtctctctgctgattgattcattgtatcaatgatatttgctatggtatattggctctctatgtctctctgttgattgattcattgtatcaatgatatttgctatggtatattggcaCTCTATGTCTCtctgttgattgattcattgtatcaatgatatttgctatggtatattggctctcttTGTCTCTCTGATGATTgattcattatatcaatgatatttgctatggtatattggctctctatgtctctctgatgattgattcattatatcaatgatatttgctatggtatgttggctctctatgtttctctgttgattgattcattgtagcaatgatatttgctatggtatgttggctctctatgtctctctgttgattgattcattatatcaatgatatttgctatggtatgttggctctctatgtttctctgttgattgattcattgtatcaatgatatttgctatggtatattggctctgTATGTCTCtctgttgattgattcattgtatcaatgatatttgctatggtatattggctctctatgtttctctgatg
Encoded here:
- the LOC143084939 gene encoding neurocan core protein-like; this translates as MIGQLFPVCLLPLIACCSVEHIILKDDFSGRIRRATTDVIIDSHCTSRFTAFKEQCYNLVHKKSSWSQAKEECSKVNGNLVTIKSLGEQKFVNEFVSSVSFGETARVWIGLSRNPSNLSIFNWVDGTNVSYENWYKMKDYGDENPDEPNNEDEKCGNIFMETNKLGNWNDEKCEKEYFYICEGTPVQLISNISIDANGKFSVIEGNTFTVRCVANTKSDADVVVYKWIVNDAEIIPLSSSRFQIDYKTNFSELSVRNTNPRDTGERTGVFIILNYS